From one Lycium ferocissimum isolate CSIRO_LF1 chromosome 7, AGI_CSIRO_Lferr_CH_V1, whole genome shotgun sequence genomic stretch:
- the LOC132064553 gene encoding nifU-like protein 2, chloroplastic, with amino-acid sequence MQSAMILNPPTCSYISRTFQTLDSSSSCSPSSSSSSTTTLFLPPPPLKISGFFGTRVSRRNSPSRSLRRQYQLVKAVATPDSAVELPLTAENIESVLDEIRPYLISDGGNVALHEIDGNVVKLKLQGACGSCPSSVTTMKLGIERRLMEKIPEIVAVEAVPDEETGLELNEENIEKVLEEIRPYLVGAAGGSLELVAIEEPIVKVRITGPAAGVMTVRVAVTQKLREKIPAIAAVQLLQ; translated from the exons ATGCAATCAGCCATGATATTGAATCCTCCAACTTGTTCATACatttctagaaccttccaaaccctagattcttcatcttcatgctcgccttcttcttcttcttcttctacaaCCACTCTctttcttcctcctcctcctctcaag ATTTCAGGTTTCTTTGGAACTCGAGTTTCCAGGCGTAATTCGCCATCGCGCTCCCTGCGTAGACAGTATCAAC TTGTAAAGGCGGTTGCAACTCCAGATTCAGCAGTAGAGTTGCCGCTTACTGCAGAAAACATTGAGAGTGTGCTGGATGAAATTCGACCATATCTGATTTCAGATGGAGGAAATGTTGCACTGCATGAAATTGATGGCAACGTTGTTAAGCTAAAACTACAAGGAGCGTGTGGCTCTTGCCCAAGTTCTGTCACGACAATGAAATTGGGAATTGAGCGTCGTTTGATGGAAAAGATACCAGAAATTGTTGCGGTTGAAGCAGTACCAGATGAAGAAACTGGTCTTGAGCTTAACGAAGAAAACATAGAGAAG GTTCTTGAAGAGATAAGGCCATATCTCGTTGGGGCAGCTGGTGGAAGTTTGGAGCTTGTGGCAATTGAGGAGCCAATTGTTAAAGTCCGAATCACAGGTCCTGCAGCCGGTGTAATGACTGTTCGCGTGGCTGTAACTCAGAAACTGAGGGAAAAGATCCCAGCAATAGCAGCAGTTCAACTCTTACAGTAG